GAGTCGACAGCTCTGTTAGCGTCCCTGTGAGGGCGCTGTCCCCAGAGAGTCCTCATAATTACAATCTTCAGACCTGGAAATGTGGTGTAAAATGAGCCACAATATtcaattagcttttttttttacgtgccTCGTTCTTTCTTCTTCGTGTCATGCCCCATTTTCCTTGTCGTGTTTAGATCCGTGTTAATTACTCAGactacttcttcttctgtggtgtgtctgtgtgtgtgtgagatgattGCGACAGTTCCTGAGCATCGGTGGTCCCAACACCAACTTCCCGTTTTACGGGGACAATCGTCCCTCATCcctgcttttcattcattcctctGTGCTTtactatatttttttccttcagcGTTTAATCGAAGCGACTCTCTGCTCGTCACGACTTCCTGAACTTTTCCCGAAAGACTTCGTCATCTTCCAATGATATTCCACGGTATGTCATGTCAGCGTGTCCCAAAATGCATTGCATGATATTTCTTCATTAATGGCGAGTCATGTGTTGTGCCCTTAAACGATTCTCAGGGTAAGTGGTTGACATTTCTTCATTACTGTTAATGTTATGCTTATGTGTTCCAGCGTTAGTCGGGGTTAAAAGGTCAGCTGGATGACTAGACGAACACAGAGTGACGCAGAGTCAAAACAGTAGATCGATTGTTCGGTAACCTGTTAGTAATGCCTCAGGGTTTAGGTAGAGGGAGACGCGCGCTCTCTTTCTTCATTCAAGAGAAACCGAGTGAACGACAGAGCTGTGTGCGTGCTTGATTTCATTCCTCTCCCGACTATTCCCTTGTTTAAGGGCACAACATTTGGAGGCACCACCGGGATGCTTGGCTTGAGGATCATCCCTGAGCTGTAGTGGAAACCTTCCGGCTCATCATCCCTTAAAATTACCCCGGTATCGGAGAGAGGCTGGCGAAGCAACCAAGGTAGGTGGTCTTCTGACAATCTGGTAACCTGCATCCTGAAGTGAGCGAAAGTGACCACTAAGAAGCACCAAAGGGCCAATAAAGTTTAACTAACCCCCTGTTTGACTGCTTATGCCCACATCTCTGCTTATGCCACTAGGTCTTCCAATTTGACCATTGCCTTGGTGAAACAGCGAACAACACACTGGTCTGCATGTTCACGGCAAAGCCTTTGGTGCAATCCACCGGTCACACATGCGCTTGTCTCTCTGGGCAAGGGCTTATCCACTCTGTGACATTGCCTGCCACTTTGCCATCTTACACCCTCACGTCAAGCCCGTTGCCTCTGGTCCATCTGGAGCAGTTTTGAAAGAGAGCACAGCTGCAAAAGCCTTTCCTTTAATCCGCTCCACCAGCTGTGGACGTCACCCGACAGACCGCCGCCTTTCCCAAACGGGCTCGGGCCCAATTAACCGAAAATGAGTCACGACggtttaaaatcattttaaggTCGTGTGTCTCTTTACATCGACATCATCTCAAAAAGACACTATCAAGTCTGTCGAATCCATCTCACCATCTATTTTCTGTAACCTCTTATCATTGCCAGGAATAGATTATAAATGTTGAGATGAAATATAATCAATTGAAATCAATTCCATGCTGGGCAGCATGGTGACGCAACAGGGAgggctgttgcctcgcagcaagaaggttccgggtttgattcctttctgtgcggcgtttgtatgttcttcccaCACCTGCATGGATTCTGTCCGGGTTTTCCGGCATTCCTCCCACACTCCCACTGTCTGTAAGTGTGCCCCACGATGacctggcgtctcatccagggtgtaccccacttTTTGCCCAGCTGGAACAGGCTCCAAGAAGATCCCGTGACCCCGCGAGTTGGGCAAGTGGCCGCAGACGAGACGATTTGACAAGACGAAAATTGACTTTTTAGAGACAGAAAAGTGTTGTTTCAGTTGATCTTAAATCTTTATGagcagaatatatatatatatatatatcatagtAAAGATAAAAggaatgagaaagaaaatagAGATGTGTTCACACAGAATGATGACTTTGCTTTATTAACAGAAACCAATAAAGCAAGCCGCTTTGTGTggagaaccaaaaaaaaaaaaaaggttttctgtgctccaataaaatgaataaaaggacACAGCCAAGGATAAAACAGAGAGCCAGAACAGATTTTGAGGGTGAAAGCGAACGGATTTCTAAAATAGTCCCTGAAGATGCGACTATTTATGTGGAGAAATGAACCATTACAGTATCTAATTTGTGCCGAATGGATCCTGGAGAATCAggctgccatccatccatcctcctgcTTGTGTGTTTAGACTCCGATTAATACTTTGTCAGAGGACAAATATGTCAGGctcacttccccccccccccccccttctgaggGCCCTGTCACAGAAGAGTGATGACGGTGGAGGAGCCGGCCCGAGGAAGGAGCCGCTCACGTTTTTTGGCAACAGGAAGGCCCTCAGGTGGGACATCGGCGAGCGAGTCCAGCTTCGGGAGAAACCCGAGGGACATAAAGGGAAGCGGGGCAGGGACTCCTCAGGACCTGATCCAAAAGGGGCCGGAGCGGCAGAGAAGAAGGGAAAGGTGCAACATTCAGACTGCAGGCTGGATAGCTTCAGAAGCATAGTGGATGTAATATATAATCAATCACAGGACATGAATGGTGAACGGGAGGGTGAAGTTACGTCACAATGTCGCCATCTCGCGGTGGACTTTAGTTAATGCACGTGTTGGGAGTTTGGAGCGTTACTCGCGCTGTGCACGACCCGTTtatgaagtacaagtacaagtagtACTTCATTCAAAACaatcatttagatttaaaaggacatcagacagacaggtatgtCTTGATGTGTAATGGTGATATGCTAtgtgaccagtagggggcacAACAGGATCCCGCCGGTGACGGTGGGAGGAATTCTCCGGTCTGGTCGTGCTGAACTGAACTGGATAAATACAGACGCTGATCATCCACGTCTGAAGACATGCGCTCGTTCCGGTGCGTGATATCTGCGCTGATTGTGTGCGGGGCTTGCGCAGCGGCAGGAGAGCTCACTCCGACGCGACCCCCGCTGCGCGTCAACGACGGAAACTTTCCCCACCGGGATCACGTGACAGAAGCGGCGTCAGGTTGGTGCGGACTTTATTCGATCACGCGTAAATCCGTTTACACGCAAACAGAACATCATTATAGACGTCCTcagtgcgccccccccccccccccccatttttttattattatactcCAACAAGGCCGTCACGGGTTCAGATCAcacaggaggagggggaggaggaggctcaTTCTTCTCCTGACCTCCTCCCggctgctttttaaatcacgtgatctctccctccatcctcccacGCAGAGACGCGGCCGCTCCTCAACCTTGTTTACAGCGCAGCGGCGCGCAAAGAGGGATCTGCGGCCCTGCGCGCTTATTCATGCACCCGTGGGAGTGCGTGCGTTGCCACCGTGCACGTGAtcctcctcctactcctcctcctcggagcaTCGCCAGCAACCAAGTTCTGCTTCAGTCCAGTTTGACATTGCTGACAATAGAAgccagtttgccccccccccccccccccttaagtaATGTGGTTCGCTCCATCAGTGCATGGTCTGGTCTAAATCCAGGACACAAACACTGTGGAGGGGGCGGCCGGGTGGGTGCCAGACATGAGCCCCTGCAGGACCATCTGTTTGCTATCTGCggtgaaatgacatttttaataacgatcacattaaataattaaatgaatcaCGCGAGACGTGGACGTGTCTTCTTCCTGCTGTCCATGACgataaaaaaacatatttttgtgccTTTTGGATATTGCCATCCTGACCCATGGAGGCGGGCTCGTCTGCAGAGTTTACGCACACGACATGGGATCGACTCCCTCCTCTGCTTCAGCTTTGTTCTCCGGCGGCTCGTTGCAATCCACTCCAGAAACCTCTTTGTGGCAGTTTGCGGTTCAACAAATGGGGAGATTAGAGCAATCTGGCACCttctggggggggtggggggggggggaggtccgTCCAACAGATCCCAGCTGTTTGTCTGCTCCTGATGAAACGGGATCATCCGGTTTCGGCATTTGTGAAATACTGTCTAAAGCAGGAGggtttatttaatgtttattttttgtctctctccagGTTCTGCGTTTAGTCTGAAGGTCCAGGTCAACGACGCCCTGAGTCGTGCACGCCTGAGCCAGGCAGTGGTGGACGTCTACACCAACTACACCTTGACCAGCACAGCCGTTACCGGGGAGGACGGCGGGGTTTCCCTTCTTGTCCCTTACCGAGCCGGGACCCCCATCACGATTGTGGCCGGCAGGGACGGCTACGTTCGCACCCCGCTGCCCTGCAAGCCCAACCGAAGGCCGAGTAAGAATCTCGAATCCTTtccaagtacaaaaaaaaaagcctggcATGACatctccccaccccccccccaccgcttgTCATCGTTGCAGTATTCACATCTGTGACCGTGTCTCTGATGGCTCTGAGACATGGGAACATCTGGCTCTTTGAGGATTCTGTCCTCATCACTGGGAAATCATCTGGTAAGATATGAGCAGCTTCACAGTCATATTAgaattcctcttctttctctgaTGGACTGATTTATCTGCAGATCCGTCGTCGCTGCCTGCTGTGAGGTTCCCCAAGAACCTCCTGAACCTGACAGGTGGTGGCGGCGTCTCCTCGCTGAAGGCCTTCCTGACCGTCCCTCCGAAGCTGCCGCCAGAGGACGGCTTTCAGAGCACGGTCGGCGTGGCGAGCAGTCGATCGGGTAGATTTGTGTGGCTGCGGCactaaaaaaaagttttaaagttCTCATTCCATTTATTAGGCGTTTTATTACACATGAAAACTGAAACCATGACTGATGTGTGGATCTATATAATCTGAAATCTGGATTAtactggaggaaaaaaaagaaaaggaggacatTTGTTTGTCtacactgccatctagtggttgtgtaattaaaaaacaccttcttgctgtttggtgaatatatttattagatagaatgttagagcagtacaagtacaggaaaacaatagtatttattaaagttcaagtacatcctgtctaagaggaggatttcaaaaaagcccttgcggtcttgtttccgttgaaagtccttcccTGCTGTTGACTGATGACACTAAACCAGCAGTATTTGCCTCCTCTGTTTCCAAGGTTACGTCAGTGTGGAGCTGAGTCCGTTGGCGGCCGTCAGCATTCAGCTCTTCTCGGGGGACAGGGAGATGAACGTGGCGGGGCCCCTTCAGATCAGCCTCAGCATTCCTGACGGCTCCGGACTTCAGGCTTCAGATGTCATTCCGGCTTGGTTCCTTAACCGGACCACGGGTGAGCGGGCTGGTGGGCGCGGTCAGCGTCGAGccagtggagagagagagagagagagaaggattttatatttctatttaagAAATGAAGCTGATAGGGAGGGTGCGTTGAAAGTTACCACCAGGTGGCGCCGTGTCTGGTTGCTCACTTTAAAGGCATCCACCAGAATGTATTTAGGGTATTAAAAAGAGCAGACGGAGTTGAGACTTTTTCATTGAGTACCAGCTGATTCTGTGTTAACATATTTAGCGATGTTTTTGATGCGTTTgtgtgtcgttgttgttgtcccccccccccccccccctttagggGGATGGATGAGGAAAGGACTGGGGAGGGTGGCGTCGGTGGAAGGGAAGCTGGCGTGGACATTCAGCGCTCCTCACCTCGGTTACTGGATAGCAGCGCCTCTGTCCCCGACAAGAGGCGAGTATTCACGTCCAAATGTAGCGCGGACCAATCGGATCCATCGGATCCATCGGCTGCtgtgacatttctttctttcgtgCAGGTTTCTTCAGGATCGACGTTCCCACCGACTTCCTTGTTCACTATTCCTCATTCCTGACGGCTGTCCTGGGAGGAATGCTCCTAATCGCCGCCGGCCTCCTGGTTGGATTATTGAGTTATCACAGGTAACAGAAGCTTCCATGTCACGCTGCAATCCCATAATGTCTGTTTTAGGGCAACAGTCATACTTTGTTAGTTCCCAATTATTTGTGATTTTGTCGCGGTTGAAGGAAAAGTGAAGTATAATCCTGTGTATCCGACGTGCAGCATGTTTTCTCCGTCACGCCTTTACTTCCTGAAGTATGGAATTCAGTGTCAGGAGAGGAAGTTCCTCATTTGCCCAATTATTTTTGTGTGGGATGAGCTTTTTCCACCAAAGACTGTATTGCTGAAAACATTGGCGCGTTCCGTCTTGTCTGCAGGCGATGGCTCGGGGGGACCGAAACGAAGATCCAACCGGTGACGAGGAGAGACCGAAGCACCTCCACGCGTGCCGATGAAGACTCGGAAGTGTCTTCAGAGGACTCCTTTCATCCGCGATCAGTCGCAGAACGGCGGTGTAATCTGCACAATGActctttcatgtctgcaggcaaCGGAAGCGTCGTAGCGAACGCCGGCGCTGCGGCCGTTGGGGTAGGGTGGAGCCAACTGGAGCTTCACGCCGGCCTGAATGACCTCAGAGGTTCGCGTGAAACCACAGATCAGGTCGGAAGTCCTTGCTCTCTGGCGGAGAGTTTCTTTTACTACAACCAGCCTGTCGCCATTCTTCAAGCGCCGGCGTTCTTCCATGTGGAGGAGCGGCCGGAGCAGCTCCAGAGGAGCAAGTCGGCCACTCTTCCCCGATCGGGAGCTGCAAACTGTGCCGCCGCCGAACGCCCGAGCAGAGACGGCGTGGTCCAGACTCCCTCGCTCAGCCAGAACCAGGCGGCTCCAGAAACCAAGAACAGTCCGGAGGATGTGGAAGCCCCCGAGGAGagaccctccacctccaggGCTCACTTCAGCCTCCAAGAGTCGGCGTCGGTTCCTGGAACCTTAAATAAAATTGGCGGCAAAAGACACTCCTTGCATGCCTTGGCGGAGCTTTCTGAAATCCCGTCCCTTCAGCCTCCTCGGGCCTGGTTCGTGTCACTGGAGGGCAAACCGGCCGCTGAGATCCACTACGCCGTGccggagcagcagaggaggcgaCGACCGGCTGAGAGTCGAGACACCAGCTTAGACTCGGGAGTGGATATGAGCGAACTGAACCAGGCGTCTGGGAGGAGGGCGGTCGCGCCGGAGCGCAACGCGACTTTCGTCAAAAACACGCCGTCCGCCAATAAAAGAGCCGGTCCACGATAAAACGGTGAAGCAGTACCGGCGGCTCCGTCGATGACAGGAAGTGTGTTTCACTCGTTCGTTGTTgtactgatgatgtcattcatatTGTCTAATTGCACTTGGTCTGTATCGAAAATGCTCTACAGGTAAAAAAATAAGGTGTTTGCTTGGGAAATGTCTGCACAGCTTGAGAGCCTACGTCTCAAGCCAGAAACGTGAGCCCCAAATCCAAGGTGCCGTTTCTGCTTGTTAGCATAAGCGTGCACCGACAGCGCAGAGGTAACTGATTCTGTTTATTCTACTTTCTGAAGAAACTCATGTGGAGGGTGCAAGTGTAGCGCCTCCTCATCCGCCCTCCGATGAACCAAGTTACATCACCACAAATTTACTTGGAATTTGGCACAGACTGGAAACTTGCTTAAATATTGATGAGGCAGGTggaaaaatgcatcattttttcccctgtattattttttttttacaaaatacttaaatacatgtaaaatcaTACTGTAAACATGGCGTGCAACTGTAGCCACGCATGCTTTAAAAATCAGAAATACTACAACATTGATGTCTGTGATGCAACGGCCACAAGTTGATTGGCAGTGAGGATTGATTGCAGCATGAAGTTGTTGAGTTAAAGCCAAGAAGTATTGCATGAGACGTGCATGAGAGACAGATGAGACGATCAGAACACATCCCATGTTGCACAACCCGGAGTCAAACTGTTCTTTATTACGCTGGAGAAAAAACAGAAACGTGGAGCTGCTGAAACTATTTCGTTGTCAAGATGCTGGAACTCCTCGACTTCTTTTGGTCTACAGGAAACCAGATGGATCAGCAGAAACTGATTCTCATCTTCTGATATAGCCAAGAACATCAGAGTCGTGAGCTGAGCCAATCAATAAAGGCGTATTGTGTGaactttaaaagacaaaaagcaCTACTACTGCCGTACTTCCGGCTCTTGCCGTGATGGGGGGGTggcgccacagcaaatcaacgttctccacttcaccctgtcctttgcgtcgtcctccacAACACCAGCCATTCTAAATTAATAAACGATGTCAGACCGGCggcttcagtttttttttttttttaacagtgaaATAAATTGGAAACAAATGTTTCCGCTAGAATATTAATGTGGCCTAAAATGTTCAACTGGAACGTGTTTAGATTTCCGTTTGGCTTTCGGAAAGCAATGCAGAGCAGCTGTTCCTCCCGCTGTTGTGGGTTCACTGAATGCCTCTAGAACTCCTCGCTGAGGTTCCTGGACTCTTCGCTGTCTGTGGTCCGTCGTGTTCAAACACACGACAGACTTTCTGTGACGTGGATCGGCTTTGATAACGAAGACCCCTCTCCACATGTGCTCCCCACCAACTTTTGGGTTTGATTTagttacttcctgttttattttgcagttctttcttttatgtgttgtgtTTTCCCTTCATATTTCCTGTTTATATTCTCGTCGCACCTTTGTGATTTCACCTGTCCGAGGAACCGACTCAGCCTTAAAAGTCAGCCAATTATTTGAGGCAAGTTTCCTATACCTGCACTTTCGCAATTGCTTTGCATCTGCATTTGGGTCCTTCACTCCGACGTGAATGCAGATACGCAGCTAAAGGAACGGGCAGAATTCCAAACGAATGCCTATAGTCCTTCAGATGATTTCTAATTATGCAGCGACGAACCTTTAATAAGCATTAAATATTCGAATGGAACCTTTTTTGGTTTGCAGCTGCTTGtcgctgccctctagtggccacaGCATGACGTGCATGTAAGTTcctcaaaaaagaaaagaaaagcttttgaTGTATGATGAGTCTATTTATGAGTCATGAGAAATTGTTTACTGCAAATGTGAAACAGTGAAACCGGGACAGCCATGTTTATGTTCTCATGCTCTGGTCACGAAAGTCGTTCATCAGTGCCCGTCCAACAAGCCGGCCAGACATCAGCTGAACAAATAGCGGGAAGTGGATTCCATGCCGGGATGATTTGTTTGGAGCAGCCATGTTTGCTGCGTGACACCTGTATGGAGAGAGATAAGGGTCAAAAGAGGAGCGCCTGGGGTTTGATCGTAAGAAGGGTGCTTGCTTTCTGAACTCGCCTGGTTCTCATTTAATGATGGAAGGAGACGATGTAGCGATGAAGGTTAAATAATGTTTTGAGGGCACGCCAGCGCCGCTTTATTGGCAATGCATGAAACAGACAGGCGGCGCTTTGCCTTTGAAAGTAAATCATCCCTCCCAGCCACAGAGATAAGGCTGGATTGCAGATTGGTGGCTGCACATCGGATGATTGTGGATAAATTCAGGCACGGTTTAAAAGGGATAATACGAGACTGGGCCCAAGTTGCAAATGTCACTCTAATTGAGCCAGATAATAGTATCAGGGTCAGGAAGACGAGGCTGGAGGATAAAAGGCTATCTATAGAAGCGAGGCCAGATCTTTTAGCTCTTTTGCGCAGAGCTGGAGGCAACAATAATAACACGCCAGAGATTAACTCGAATTTCTCCCAAAGAAAGGACCGCATACAAATTTGTCCTCTTCAAAGTAACACCTTTTGTCCAAGAGAATATTTACAATCATGCTTTGTCCCGATATGGTtttacagccccccccttcTGTGGGACTCTTGAGGGGCAACATCTGGATATCATTTCACGGCGCTTGATTTTGAAAAGCTGAAAAGCTGAATTCTCTGCTGAAAGATTAAACCCTTGAGACACTGGAAACGTCTTTTGGAGAGCagttgtccttttttttaaaaaaggtaaTCACGCAAGAAACATTCGTCATTCATTCAGAATGAAGAAAGAAGATTGACAAGATCAATCGGGCCTTTCATGCGTGTGTTGGTATAAAGGTGACACTGAAACCGGTGtaactgttagcttagcttagcccAAAGACTGGACATATGGGAGGGCAGCGCGGGCCCGGATCTGTGTGAAAGTAGCACCGCCTCTGGAATAGCGCCTCTAAATGACCTTTTTAATTCTTTAAATCGGGATATCGATGCTTGTGGTGTCTCAGCATTATCAATATTGTTCTGTTGGATTGGGTTGTCTGATCTCTATAGTAAATAGACTTGATGAAAACAGATAATGAAATTGGGCAGCGCTTTGGAGGCTGGAACACATTTCAATGCTCTTCAATTGAGTTAGGAGCTCAGTCACGGAACAAATGACACTTCTCCAAGTCATGATGTCACCGTGGAGTTCAATTAGATTGTGTCGGTGCAACGCTGTCCATACACtcgctctgactgtctgcagagacagaacctCATTGATGCTTTTAGGCTCACAGACGGAAGACAATAATTCAACGGAAAGAACAGTCGATAAGAGACTGATTACCTCTGCGAAGGATCTTACCTTTTCATCAATGCTTCATTATTATTCCGCGTCTGACTGTAACGGAATCACGCTAAAATTACTGGTAGGTGGAAGAATGAGATCCGAGCCCGGGAGGAGATTGATACGTCTTGGTGCAGATTCAGATAAGGGATAAATCCCAACAGCCTTTATgaaaaggagcccccccccccccccccctccccctcatgaTACAAGCAATAAAACTTTGTGGAAGGGTGTTCCAGGTTAGCAGAACTATGAGTGAGTGCCATTCCTTTTAATGAATGTAATGGAATAATAACGTCCCTATAATTTGTCCAGTGTGCTCCAGACAGGGAAGACTTAATAAATCCCTGTGACtgcttcttgcccccccccccccccaacccaacccaCTGGACCAACAGCCTCACGATGTTCCTTGTTTTCCTGGTGTATAAATGAGACTAGCTTTTGCTTGCATGGGAGACTCAGGAAGTGGCTACCCCTGACCCAGACATATCCCCCACGGGCACGACTGCgcggttgatttttttttttttatcaagcaGACCCTTGAGTCACCTTGATATCAATTGGATAAAGTTAAATTTAATGTCCCGACAATGACTTGAGAGAATACAGAGCACAGGAATGAATAAGGATGAGGATGTGTTGTCATTGCCTATTTGACAGAGCATCCAGACGGCCAGCAGGCGGCCGGCACCGTTCCTCTATTGATTCCTTCCCTTTCCTCCTGGCTCCCGGCTAATGTTGTTAGCTACGTAGATTAACAACACAACCTTGTTTAGTCGGGTTTAAAGAGTGATCATTAACCTATATTGACACAAAACCAGATTCACAGGCTTTCACGGCCCTGGAGTCCTATTATGAGTTCTTAGTGCCTATGTGGTTTATTTGAGCTGTGACTGGATCTGACATATAACCGTCCCACAATCGCCAACGGGCTAGTTCTGCAATTCTTCCATTTAtagaattacatttttctttttttatttaagaaaataaCTTTTGCTTCAACCACAGAGCAGAAATAACAATGGCAATCAggacattttctcttttttaatcccATCCCATCAGGACCAATATGTATTTTAGAGCTTCTCTGTTCCAAAACGTTCCCGTTGACCTCCGTGTTTAGAGCAACAGTGGATGCACCTGGTGCGCGGCGTTTAGCTCAGGAAGCTTCTTTCGTAAAGCGTTGCAGATATTAACAACTGAGCGGCGCCACATTCGCACAGCGATAGGCTGATTTCCTCAGATGCTTCCTAAAAAACTTGGCAATGATATTCCTCTTTGGAAAGTTGCTATAACTATTTTTTGAAAACAttcatcaaaaaaataaaaaaacataatttcaaaGTTGGCTGAAAATCAGATGCACTAATAGAACCCAACGATGTATAAATATGTCACTTATGATTTaaggtcaaacacacacatccaacacacacatccattaaTTATGATGTATGAAGGCTCAAGAAAAACAATAGCAGCTGTAAGGAGAGCTGCAAGAGTAGTTTGAGGTCATTGCATGAATACGTAGATGATACATCTGTACACATCTGGAGGGAGA
This region of Brachionichthys hirsutus isolate HB-005 chromosome 12, CSIRO-AGI_Bhir_v1, whole genome shotgun sequence genomic DNA includes:
- the LOC137902495 gene encoding protein FAM171B-like produces the protein MRSFRCVISALIVCGACAAAGELTPTRPPLRVNDGNFPHRDHVTEAASGSAFSLKVQVNDALSRARLSQAVVDVYTNYTLTSTAVTGEDGGVSLLVPYRAGTPITIVAGRDGYVRTPLPCKPNRRPIFTSVTVSLMALRHGNIWLFEDSVLITGKSSDPSSLPAVRFPKNLLNLTGGGGVSSLKAFLTVPPKLPPEDGFQSTVGVASSRSGYVSVELSPLAAVSIQLFSGDREMNVAGPLQISLSIPDGSGLQASDVIPAWFLNRTTGGWMRKGLGRVASVEGKLAWTFSAPHLGYWIAAPLSPTRGFFRIDVPTDFLVHYSSFLTAVLGGMLLIAAGLLVGLLSYHRRWLGGTETKIQPVTRRDRSTSTRADEDSEVSSEDSFHPRSVAERRCNLHNDSFMSAGNGSVVANAGAAAVGVGWSQLELHAGLNDLRGSRETTDQVGSPCSLAESFFYYNQPVAILQAPAFFHVEERPEQLQRSKSATLPRSGAANCAAAERPSRDGVVQTPSLSQNQAAPETKNSPEDVEAPEERPSTSRAHFSLQESASVPGTLNKIGGKRHSLHALAELSEIPSLQPPRAWFVSLEGKPAAEIHYAVPEQQRRRRPAESRDTSLDSGVDMSELNQASGRRAVAPERNATFVKNTPSANKRAGPR